In Thalassotalea fonticola, a single genomic region encodes these proteins:
- a CDS encoding NAD(P)H-dependent flavin oxidoreductase, with amino-acid sequence MALPISLADNISLPVVAAPMFILSNPELVIAQCKMGIVGSFPSLNARPAESLEVWLQRITDELEQHNATDPERRAAPFAVNQIVHSSNERLEHDLALCVKYKVPIVITSLGCKESVIDAVHSYGGLVFHDVINNKFAKKAVSKGVDGLIAVAAGAGGHAGTTSPFALIQEIREWFEGPLLLSGSIATGDAVLAAQAMGADMAYMGSTFIATNEANASNEYKQAVIDHASSDIVYSNLFTGVHGNYLRPSIEAAGMDPDNLPESDPSKMNFGSAENNDAKAWRDIWGCGHGIGAVKELLPAKDVVSRLEHEYRTAQNRISGI; translated from the coding sequence ATGGCATTACCAATATCATTAGCAGACAACATATCTTTGCCCGTGGTGGCTGCCCCTATGTTTATTTTATCCAATCCGGAACTTGTTATCGCCCAATGCAAAATGGGTATTGTTGGCTCTTTCCCCTCACTTAATGCACGCCCGGCTGAGAGCCTGGAAGTTTGGTTGCAGCGCATCACCGATGAACTAGAGCAACACAATGCAACAGATCCAGAGCGACGTGCGGCACCATTTGCCGTGAATCAGATTGTCCATAGCTCCAATGAACGGCTTGAGCACGATCTAGCTCTTTGCGTTAAGTATAAGGTGCCTATAGTAATTACCTCACTGGGATGCAAAGAGTCCGTCATTGATGCTGTTCACTCATACGGTGGATTAGTGTTTCACGATGTGATCAATAATAAATTTGCAAAAAAGGCCGTGTCCAAAGGCGTTGATGGGCTTATTGCGGTAGCTGCTGGCGCAGGAGGGCATGCTGGCACCACGTCGCCTTTCGCCCTGATCCAGGAAATCCGCGAATGGTTTGAAGGGCCACTGTTATTGTCAGGTTCCATTGCCACTGGCGATGCGGTACTGGCTGCGCAGGCCATGGGGGCAGATATGGCGTATATGGGGTCAACTTTTATCGCAACCAATGAGGCGAACGCCAGCAACGAGTATAAACAAGCGGTAATAGATCATGCTTCCTCAGATATTGTTTACAGTAATCTGTTCACCGGGGTACACGGCAACTACCTGCGTCCTTCCATTGAGGCGGCCGGCATGGATCCCGATAATCTGCCTGAGAGTGACCCGTCAAAAATGAACTTCGGCTCTGCTGAAAACAACGATGCAAAGGCTTGGCGGGATATTTGGGGTTGTGGTCATGGTATCGGTGCCGTCAAGGAACTTCTACCGGCCAAAGACGTTGTATCGCGACTTGAACACGAATACCGCACAGCACAGAATCGGATATCAGGGATATAA
- a CDS encoding coniferyl aldehyde dehydrogenase — protein sequence MSVTVDKSSMNLLLNHQRESFKQDGYPELKTRIDRLDRLLAMLKKYDRQICNAVAEDFGSRPYELSRLTEIFATVEHAKDALVHLAQWMKPEQRQAPSPAFEAGASAEVRYMPKGVVGIIGPWNFPVHLVLAPLVCVLAAGNRAMIKPSSVTPKTAQLIGEMVAEFFDPTEITVILGNNISEQFTQLPFDHIVFTGSTDNGRHVMRAAAQNLTPVTLELGGKSPVIIDKDADLQVVAARLMTGKLFNAGQVCVCPDYAFVPEEMLSPLLVELEKATKVLYPTIENNPEYTSIVNQNHFNRIQLLLEDAAAQGVEVITFNPANETYDEAVNRKLLPRVLLNPSNKTAVMQEEIFGPLLPLKTYRQIDEVIEYINSQDHPLALYYFGENDTHKARLRDDLLSGGITINDVIVQVICNDLPFGGVGASGMGRYHGIDGFREFSHLKAVYSQTPCEEVAGFMRPPYNDAMRGMLEQNVAEA from the coding sequence TTAAACAGGATGGTTATCCCGAGTTAAAAACCCGAATTGACCGACTAGATCGCCTACTAGCAATGCTCAAAAAATACGACCGACAAATTTGTAATGCTGTCGCGGAGGACTTTGGTTCTCGTCCATACGAACTCTCTCGACTGACTGAAATCTTTGCAACAGTAGAGCATGCCAAAGATGCCCTTGTTCACTTAGCGCAATGGATGAAGCCAGAACAGCGACAAGCACCCTCACCTGCCTTTGAAGCAGGAGCCAGTGCCGAGGTGCGTTATATGCCTAAAGGTGTTGTTGGCATCATCGGTCCGTGGAATTTTCCAGTTCACTTAGTACTGGCTCCATTGGTGTGTGTATTAGCTGCTGGTAATAGAGCCATGATAAAACCATCTTCCGTGACACCAAAAACCGCACAATTAATTGGTGAAATGGTTGCGGAATTTTTCGATCCAACAGAGATTACGGTCATATTAGGTAATAATATTTCAGAGCAATTTACCCAGCTTCCTTTCGACCACATTGTGTTTACCGGATCAACTGATAACGGTCGTCATGTCATGCGTGCCGCGGCCCAAAACCTAACTCCTGTAACATTAGAGCTGGGCGGAAAATCACCAGTGATTATCGATAAAGATGCTGATTTACAAGTTGTCGCTGCTCGTTTAATGACTGGAAAACTATTTAATGCCGGGCAGGTTTGTGTCTGCCCGGATTATGCATTTGTGCCAGAAGAGATGCTTTCGCCTTTACTTGTAGAATTGGAAAAGGCAACTAAAGTATTGTATCCAACCATAGAGAATAACCCCGAATACACGTCTATCGTTAATCAAAATCATTTCAATAGAATACAGTTGCTCCTTGAAGATGCTGCAGCGCAGGGTGTTGAAGTCATAACATTCAACCCGGCAAACGAAACCTATGATGAAGCAGTCAACCGAAAACTTTTGCCACGGGTACTATTAAATCCTTCGAACAAAACCGCGGTGATGCAAGAAGAGATCTTTGGGCCATTGCTGCCGTTAAAAACCTATCGTCAGATAGATGAAGTGATTGAGTATATAAATAGCCAAGATCATCCGCTGGCGCTTTATTATTTTGGTGAAAATGACACCCACAAAGCCCGCTTACGTGACGATCTTCTATCTGGTGGCATTACTATCAACGATGTTATTGTGCAAGTGATCTGTAATGATCTTCCCTTCGGTGGTGTTGGCGCTAGCGGCATGGGTCGCTATCACGGTATTGATGGGTTTCGTGAGTTCTCGCATTTAAAGGCGGTTTATTCGCAGACGCCTTGCGAGGAGGTAGCCGGATTCATGCGCCCACCATACAACGATGCCATGCGTGGCATGTTAGAGCAGAACGTTGCCGAAGCTTAA
- a CDS encoding fatty acid desaturase produces MSNKETTSYLPSKEEYFLELKKTPALSLPAFGLFLLGLAVMAGGSYMALSDKMPLWGATLTNGVGLYLLFTIMHEAMHRALSSNNFVNDFFGRFSMMLMIPAAPFEIGRWAHFQHHRFTSGEKDPDQFIHHGQWWTLPLRWANFDLYYLYCFMRDGGKQKERHSKSLLITLAIFAVVITTLIYFGFGMELLFLWFLPTRVALAMVALIFVFLPHYPGNITAEENEYQASTIRRGWEWLLTPFFVYQNYHLIHHLYPTAPFYNYIKIWHLKYDELAAYNPAIQKPFGLTPVNCESRTANS; encoded by the coding sequence ATGTCTAACAAAGAAACAACCTCATATCTGCCAAGTAAGGAAGAATACTTTCTTGAGCTTAAGAAGACCCCTGCACTTTCATTACCAGCATTCGGACTATTCCTGCTCGGCCTAGCAGTTATGGCTGGTGGTTCATATATGGCATTAAGTGACAAAATGCCTCTGTGGGGCGCCACGCTAACCAATGGCGTAGGCTTGTATTTACTGTTTACCATTATGCATGAAGCCATGCACCGCGCACTGTCCAGCAATAACTTCGTCAATGACTTTTTCGGCCGCTTCTCCATGATGCTGATGATCCCTGCAGCTCCCTTTGAAATAGGCCGCTGGGCTCATTTTCAGCACCATCGATTTACCAGTGGTGAAAAGGATCCGGATCAGTTTATTCACCATGGCCAATGGTGGACTCTACCTTTGCGCTGGGCCAACTTTGATCTCTATTATCTGTACTGTTTTATGCGAGATGGCGGTAAACAAAAAGAACGTCACTCAAAGTCACTACTAATCACATTGGCGATTTTCGCAGTAGTAATTACAACATTAATTTATTTTGGTTTTGGAATGGAGCTACTGTTTTTGTGGTTTTTACCAACACGGGTAGCGCTTGCAATGGTAGCCTTAATTTTTGTATTTCTTCCCCATTATCCGGGTAACATTACCGCGGAAGAAAACGAATACCAGGCTTCTACGATCAGACGCGGCTGGGAATGGTTGTTAACCCCCTTTTTTGTCTACCAAAATTATCATCTAATCCATCATCTTTATCCTACAGCGCCTTTTTACAACTATATAAAAATCTGGCACCTAAAATACGATGAATTAGCAGCATATAACCCTGCGATACAGAAACCCTTTGGGCTGACACCGGTTAATTGTGAAAGTAGAACTGCGAATTCATAG